TTTCACTTCGACGATCCTAATTTGTTCTCGTTGGGTTTGTACGGCGTCGGTATCGCCGCGGTCGGAATGCTGAGCACGCTGGGCATCACCCTCGCGACCGATGCGTATGGTCCGATCGCGGACAACGCTGGTGGCAACGCCGAGATGTCGCATCTGGAACCGGTCGTGCGAGAACGAACCGACGCGCTCGATAGCCTTGGCAACACGACTGCGGCAACGGGCAAGGGCTTCGCGATTGGATCGGCAGCGCTGACCGCTTTGGCGCTTATGGCTGCCTACGTGGAAGTGGTTCGCGAAGGCTTTCGCCGCTGGGGTGACAGTGTGGCAGCGGAAGTCGAGTACGACGTGCCGACCAAGATTGCTCCTGGTTTCGTCGTGCTGAAACATCAGGAAGATGGCGTCGATATGGTGAACGGGTACCTGACGATGCCCGGTGATTTGCGGCACGAGAAAGTTCAGGCCCTCTGGAAGAAAGCAGGGGAGGATGGCCAGCCCGCTGCGCTCGCCACCGACCTGGTTCGCATCGCCGAGCCAGGTGCGGAACCGAAGTTAGAGTTCGCCGAAACCGGGGCTTCGCTGGTTCATATCCATCAGGCCAGCCTCAGCGATTTCACCACCTATTATGAAGCAACGGTGATGAACCCAAAGGTTCTGGTGGGGATCTTTGTCGGGGCGATGGCGACGTTTGTCTTCTGCGCGATGACGATGAAAGCGGTCGGCCGGGCCGCGAAGGGAATGGTGGAAGAGGTCCGCCGACAGTTCCGCGAGAAGCCTGGTATCATGAACAACACCGAACTGCCTGACTATGCCGCGCCGGTCGAGATCAGCACGAAAGCGGCCCAACTCGAAATGATCGTGCCGTCGCTGCTGGGTTTGATCACACCATTGGCGATCGGTTGGATTCTGGGCGTGGGTGGTGTCCTGGGTCTATTGGTCGGAGCCCTGACGACTGGCTTCTGCCTGGCGATCTTCATGGCCAACAGCGGAGGAAGTTGGGACAACGCGAAGAAGTACATCGAGGCGGGTCATCACGGAGGGAAGGGGAGCGATGCCCACAAGGCCGCAGTCGTGGGTGACACCGTTGGTGATCCCTTCAAGGACACCAGCGGACCAAGCTTGAATATCTTGATCAAGCTGATGAGTATGGTCAGCGTGGTGGTTGCCGGATTTGTGGTCCGCTACAGCCTGGTCGCGTTGGGACTGTTTTAATCAGGCCGTTGGCAATTCCGCACGTTCCTATGGGGTGCGTGCCTGATGACTCAGCGGAGCAGACGTTCCGCCGACCTTCTCAAGTTCGATCCAGCCGACTACTTTCACGTCGCTGTCGGCCGCGGCAGATGGAACGATCTGCTTGATTCGGACCTGGTGTCCCAGGATGTCGAGTTGATCGCCTGGGCGGATCGTCAATTCCGTGGTTGGTCCATCTTCCGATTGACGAATCGATCTTTCGTCGCGACGCAGCGTTTGTGTGCAGCGACCGATCTGGGCTTCCGATCCATCGGCGGCGATGGAGAGCAAGGTGATCTGCTCACGAGTCGTTTCCATTGGCTGTTGTGGCTGGCGGAAGAACTCCTCGTTGCCGAACAGTTCGGCAACTTCTCCTAGGACCAACGTCCGGCAATCTTCCGATGGTCGCCAATCGCTCGACAGGTCGGTCGTTCGGTCGACCATATTGATCGAATGGTTCCCTTTAATGTGGACCTCGAAGACGTGTCCGTAATAGGGAAACCAATCACCGTTTTTGATGGTGACTCGCCGACCTTCTTCGGCGTAGCGAAGATCGTCGCCGTCGAATTCTCGCCCGAGGTAGTGCGTTAGCAGGTACTCATCATCGCCGGGCATTTGGTGGATGGATAGCTGTTCGACTTTCTGAAGAGGATTCGGAAGTCGGACACCTCCCGCGTTCAGATGCCGGAACGAGGCAGTGTATTGGCGGGGGTAGGTTCCATGCTCCCGGAAGTAATCTTCGCCCACCGGATTGTTCTGGTAGTAGAGGTCGGGCGAGGTCCGCCGAAATTGGATCGGATCGACATCGCAGCCAACCGTCAGCGTAACCAAAATCAAAGCAACCAACGCAGCCAGGCGAAACATAGGCGAACTCCGATATGGGGAAAGCGACCAACGCGAACGTACCCTCGGTCCCAGGTAAGACGATCCACCATCGGGGTGTGGTTTTAGAAAAAAGGGCTGAAAAGCAAGAAGTCGCGTTCTTTTCCGTTTTTTGCGATCGGGCCGCTTTCCCGTTTACCCCGTGCGTGTGGCTGGATTTCCTCCGTTACACACGGAACAATCGATAATCGAAGTAAAGGATTTCAAGTTTTGACCAAATTTTTCCCCAAACCCTCCTAATCGGGAATAATTTGCTTATCACAATAAGAACACGACTAAAGGCCAGTAGTGCGTGAAACGATCTCACCCCGGAATCATTTCCCATCCGCACCAATAACGATCAACTGAGGTTCTCTCGGGATCGCCCTGGCTAATTTCCGCCCCTAATCTCGCCTGCGACCTTTCGTCGCGCTTCGTTTCCCTCGAGGTCCAGATGTATTTCAAGTTCAAGTGTCCTGAGTGCGGCCAGTCGCTCAAGGTCCGTCAAGAGTTGGCTGGTCAGAAGCGAAATTGCCCCTACTGCAAGAAGACGGTCCATATTCCTCGCGTTGAAGATGTTCCGGAAGAATTGCCGTCGCTGGATTCCCCCTCGCTGCCCGACCTGGGCAACGACCCACTTTCGGGTGGCGGTGGTGGCCTGGGTGGTCTCGACCTGGGGAATCTGCAGACCGACTCGATTTCGACGCGCAACGCCCCGGCAAAGGGTGCCGCCGGCAAAAAGCCAGCCACCCCGCCAGCCGCTAAGAAACAAGCTGCGGCCAGCAATACCTCGGCCGAAAGTGGCGAGTTCACCGACCCCAGCGACGTCGGCCTGTTGAGCACCGGCCTGATCGGCTTCGTCTCGATGCTGGTCTTCATGGGGCTGATGTATCCGTCCAAGGGGACCTACATCGGTGGTCTGTTCTGGGAAGGTGGAATGCAGGGGGTCGTCATTCAGGCCCTCAGTACGTTCCTGTTCTTCTGGGCGATCGCCATTCTGTGGAAGAAACATCGCAAGATCGCTCGTCAGCGCGACTATCTGCTGATGGACGTTCTGCCGACCGATATCTCGAACGAAATCCGCGTCGATACGCTCGATCGTTACGTCGAAAACATCCGCGGCCTGCCAGGCGAACATGGCGAAAGCTTTTTGATCAACCGCGTGCTGCGAGGTTTGCAGCACTTCCGCGTGCGTCAAAGTGCTTCGGACACCGCGACCATGATGGCTTCGCAGTCGGAAATCGACTCGAACAACGTTGCCTCGAGCTACACGCCATTGAAGGTGCTGATCTGGGCTATCCCGACGATGGGTTTTATCGGGACGGTGCTCGGTATTAGTCTCGCGGTGGCCTCGCTCGCCGGTGCCTTGTCGGGCGACGATCCGAAACAGCTCCTTGCCTCGCTGCGTGAAATGTTCAGCGGTCTGGGTACGGCGTTTAATACCACGCTGGTCGCCCTGGTGATGAGCATGATCATCAAGTTCCCAATGTCTTCGCTGCAGAAGAGCGAAGAAGGGGTGCTGAACTGGGTCGACGAGTACTGCAACGAAAACCTCCTGCGTCGCCTGGTCGACGGTCGCGAAAAGGTCGAAGACAAGCCAAACTCGCCTTACGATACCAAGGTCTTCCGCCGTGCGGTCGAAGAGGCGATGGCAACCCAACAGGCCGAGCTCGAGTCTTGGGTGAAGAAGCTGGAGTTGGTCGGCCAAACGATTACCGAACAGACCTCGAAGGGCTGGGACGAGATCAATGGCAAGATCCTCAACAGCCAGGAAGAGACCACCAACAAGCTGATGGAAGTGGTCAGCGCCAAGACGATCGACATGCAGAAGCGTCAGGAAGAACAGCAGACGCTGATGCAGGATCAGTTGAACCAGATGCAGGAAGTGGCCGCTCAGTTACAGAACACGCTTGGCCAACTGGCCAGCGCCGCGGTCGATTCGCATATCAAGGTCAACGAAACGATGACCGACACCTCGGACCGTCTCGAGAAGTATCTCGGCGGCGTCGAACAGGGTCTCAGCGGTTTGGCCGAAGTGCTCAACAAGCTGGGCAACGAAACGGTCGTCGTGCAGCAAGTCGAAACGGCTGGCGCCAATGGTGGCGGCGGCGGTGGCTGGTTCGGATTCGGTGGTGGCAGCAAAGCCAAGACACGCCGAAACGGGAGACGATAAATGGCCAAGCGCAACAAGGACACCGGGGAAGACATCTCGCTCTTCCCCTTCCTCAGTGTGCTGGCTTGTGTGATCGGCACGCTGACGATGATCATCGCCGCAATCGCCGTGCAGTCGTTGGACAATGACGCCGTCGATCAGGCGATCGAATATCAAAAGAAGGAAGAACAGCTCGCCACTGATACGGCCGAACTCGAAAAGCTCCGCAACGAGCTCAAGAAGAAGGAAGCCGAACTCAAACGCGAGCAGTCAAGCGAACAGAAGAAACTGGAAGACGCCAAGAAGCGTCTGGCAGAACTTCTGGCGAAGCTGGAAAAGACCGAGTCGCAACTCCAGAACATCTCGATCGAAGGCCCCAAGGTGAACGTGGCGGCCCAGACCGAAGAGATTTCGAAAATGGAGGATGAGCTCAAGTCTCGTCGTGAGAAAATCGCCCAGCTTCAAAAGCAGATTGACGAACGCAAGCTGCCCCCCAAGGAGTCGGAAGTTTCGATTCTGCCTGGCGGTAGCGGTGTCGGATTCAAGCCTTCATTCATTGAATGCGACGACGGTCGAATTGTGATCCACGAGGATGGCAAAACGATTCCCGTTCGTACGGCTGAATTGAATACCAATCCTGACTTTGCCAAGATGCTGGAGAAGGTCAAGAATCAGAAAGATGGCACACTCGTCTTTTTGATTCGCGACGACGGCCTTTCCACTTACAACACGGCTCGCAACTTTGCCAACTCCAAGGGAGTGAAAAACGGTAAGTTGCCGGTCATCGGTGATGGTCGCGTCGACCTGAGCTACTTCACCAAACAAGCCAAGAACTCGTAACCGAGTGGGGCTGGTGCTTGCCGCCAGTCCCAAGCGGAAACCTATAAGCAGAATCGAAGACCATGGCTAAGCGAAAAGGCGCCGAAGAAGACGAAGGGCTCGACTCGCTGCTCGATACCATGTTCAACGTGGTGGGTATTCTCATCATCGTGTTGGTTGTGGTGCAGCTGGGTATGCAAGAGTCGGTCAAACAGATCGCCAACAGTATGCGGGTCGATCCATTGGCCTTGGAACAACTGATCAAGGACCTGGAAGAAGCCCAGAAAGAAAAACTGAAGGTTGAGTCCGACCTCAAGGAATTGAACCCGGACGAACAAGATCTCGAAGCGTTGATCAAGCGTCTGCAATCGGAATCGATTGCCAAAGAAGCGATCCTCAAATCGCAACAAGGCGCGCTCGACAAAGCTTTGATCGCCCAGAAAGACGCGTTGGAAATGGCCAAAAAGGCCGAAGCCAACAAAGAGCAGCGTGAGAAACTGTCGAGCGAGCTGAACAGCATGATCGATCAGATCGCCAAGCTGGAAGCAACCCTCGACGACACGCCACCCCGGGCACAAAAGCCAGCCAAGATCGTGAATCTTCCCGATCCACGACCTGCACCGGAAGGGATCAAGGAGGCCACGTTCTTGTGCGTTGGTAATCAGGTCTATCCGATTATCGACGAACCACTGCGTGACGCCGCTCGCAAACGGACCGAGTACCAGGCCGAACGTGGCATGCGAAAGTACGTTTCCGATCCGAAGAAGGGAATCGACGCCGAGAAGTTCGTGAAGGATTTCAACGAGCGTCCGATGACCGACGATTACTTCCGGATCTCGATGTACGCGGCGGGTCGCGATCCACGACTTCGCCTTGAACCGAAAGAAGACCAGGGCTTCAAGATCGCGGAGATTCAAAACCCGCGTTCCCGGTTCCGTCGTTTGTTGAGCCAAGTCGATCCAACGAAGTTCTACTTCAAGTTCATCGTCCTGCCCGACAGCTACGAAGCCTACGTCGAAACCCGTCACGTCACCGACGAGATGGGCTACCTGGCTGGGTGGACTCCGGTCGATGCGAACTGGACGTACACGACCTGGGTAGGAGGCAAAGTGAAGTTCGGTCCCGAACCACCTCCCCCCGATCCGAACGCCCCCAAGCCGCCACCCAAACCGGCCGGGCCGAAGCCAAATG
This genomic interval from Bremerella sp. JC817 contains the following:
- a CDS encoding MotA/TolQ/ExbB proton channel family protein produces the protein MYFKFKCPECGQSLKVRQELAGQKRNCPYCKKTVHIPRVEDVPEELPSLDSPSLPDLGNDPLSGGGGGLGGLDLGNLQTDSISTRNAPAKGAAGKKPATPPAAKKQAAASNTSAESGEFTDPSDVGLLSTGLIGFVSMLVFMGLMYPSKGTYIGGLFWEGGMQGVVIQALSTFLFFWAIAILWKKHRKIARQRDYLLMDVLPTDISNEIRVDTLDRYVENIRGLPGEHGESFLINRVLRGLQHFRVRQSASDTATMMASQSEIDSNNVASSYTPLKVLIWAIPTMGFIGTVLGISLAVASLAGALSGDDPKQLLASLREMFSGLGTAFNTTLVALVMSMIIKFPMSSLQKSEEGVLNWVDEYCNENLLRRLVDGREKVEDKPNSPYDTKVFRRAVEEAMATQQAELESWVKKLELVGQTITEQTSKGWDEINGKILNSQEETTNKLMEVVSAKTIDMQKRQEEQQTLMQDQLNQMQEVAAQLQNTLGQLASAAVDSHIKVNETMTDTSDRLEKYLGGVEQGLSGLAEVLNKLGNETVVVQQVETAGANGGGGGGWFGFGGGSKAKTRRNGRR